TTAAATGAAGACTTTGTAGGCTTTATAATGAAGGAAACCACGGATAAGATCGTTGTATTTGGGAATTATGTACAAAGATATGATATTCCAAAATCAAAAACATATGAAGTTGGAGATAATATCATCCTAAACATGAATATCAAAGAATTTGAATCTTATGAAGTGGATAATTATGCTTCCTTACCAAAATAGTAAAATGTTGTATACAAACAATTTTGAAAACCTGACAAAAAATGATGATGATTCAATCATTTTGGTATATCTGACAATTAGCACCCTTACCGAAAGACAAGTATTTGAATCCTTGTTCTTTAATTGAAGATATCCAAATAAATTGATCGTCTCTACCTCGATAGAATAAATCTATAGATTTCTGTAACTACCACTCTTTCCTTTTATAAGCATCAAATTACTGATTAAATTCAATATGGATTAGATAATTCATTATTGATTGTGTCTAAAGATATGTACATTGGAGCCCCTGTATTGTCACCTATACCTCTAGAAGAATTTGAAACGAATCCATTCGGAGAATTAAAGACACTCCACATTAGTTAATGTGATACAATTTTCTTGTGGTGAATGTCGTCAACAATTGGATTGATTCCTGTATAATCCATTTTTTTTAGATCCAATCGAGGATGGATAGAGTAACACAATATCTGTAAAGGTATTATAATAATGAGAATTTATATAATGAAAAGATTGGCCATGAGAGGCTGGTCTATATCTGGTGAGGATAGACTGATAGAACAAATCTATTGAAAAATCATATAAAGATCTCTAAGATTTCTGCCCATCAGAAGGAAGATGGCTTTCAGTAAATTTTTTCCACATGATAAATACCAAGTCTGTTGCATCTGCCAATTTATGGATTTCATGGATAAGTTTATTTCTTGAGAATCCATCGAAGTAAATGAAATTAGCTAGATTAATGGATTCTAATTTCTCAAAACTAGGATATATTTCCGTCGAAACTTCCATTTGCATTAGATGGACTTTTAACTCATTCAAGAATTTGGATTTATTGGGAGATAATTCATAGATGATTTTAATGTCTGGAGGTAGTGGGAGAGTATTTTGAATAGTTATCCGGTCTACTGATTTTTCTAACCCTAAATAAATTTCCTTCCCGCTGGAGAGAATTATTTTATAAGCCAATTGAAAATTGGCATCGCTAAATTCAGAAAGTTTCCATTTTTCTGCTATTAACCATTCACGAATTTTACTAAACTACTTCCTCCCGAGTAAACAATATCCATCAATGTTTATGAAAATACGATATAAATTTTCATGTCATCATTATCGTCTGGCCATTTAAGGGAATTTGGAATCTCAAACTATTGATAGGCAATTATTCTGGGATTATTCCTTGTCATACTATCTATTCTGGTATGGGAAGTAAATAGACTGATACACTATATGCGTGTATTCCGTTAGGCATTCTAGCTACTCTTGGAAATAGCGATGCTTCACCAGATCTTGAATGACAAATACATTTCGAAATTGGGTTGTCTTCAAGTCTATGTATTCTTATACTAACTGCCCTATTTTATACATCTCCGTGTTATTCATTTACAATTAGCAATTCGATAAAAGATCACAAAAACCGATACTTGTTTTAGGAAATACATTAAATCAAAGAGTGCGTGGACAGTATGTTAAAGCATTTCCTGTTGTTCCTTAGAGACGTACACCAGCAGAATACCAATTTCCATGAGTTGCTTCTGTAAACAATACTATAACTTCTTCTTTACTTACGTTTAATATTTTAACTACATCCGCCGTAATTGCTTCTGCCAATCTGTCTTTTTCTCTTTGACTTTTCCCACTATACATTTGTACACTAACTATAGGCATGATAATCATTCATTACGGACACTATTAAGATTTCAACAAAATAGATTCTTAATTAGTTATCACCGGTAGAATATTCTTATAGTTAATCATATTTTGAAACCATAACCCAACTTCCTGTAGTTTTATCTAGTTGAAAATCGCTCTTTAATAACTTTATTATGAAATCCTACCAACCTAGGTAGGTTACAAATCAAACAAAAACTGTAAAATATTAAGCCTCTAAACATTGAGAATCTGTGATTATTATGGAAAAGCAGGGAAAGGGAAACAATAACACCAACAACAATGAATAGCGAAACATGAACTATCCCAATCAGTTTAGATCGATTATGCATTGGTGACAACAAAACTCACCTATCGCTTGGAGCGAAATGTGTGATGAATATATTACTTATGTTACATCCATGACTGAAATATACCAAGAATACATTAAACGCTCAGAAAAAATGAGAGTTGTATAGAGAATTGGTCTTAAATACTGAAATAATGAGTGACCTGTATGAGTCTGTTAAGAGTACCGAATGACTGACCAATCATTGGTTAAATAAATTTCCTAATTCTCCATCTTCAAAGGAACAAAGAAAAGAAAAACAGGTTAATAGACTAAAAGATAAAAAATGACTATGATTAGAAATTATTTACAAGTAAACTTGAAAATATATACGTTATCCTCATGATTTTACCAAACCCCTACAATGAGAAACTTAATCCCCCGTACCATCTTTTTTATTGTATCCGAGGAGGTATGCAATGACAAGGTCATTACTCATACGAGTAGCTTTATCGTAACTTAGAACTCCTCTCATTCTCGGAGAGAATAAAACTCAAAATTACCGGTTAACTTATATCAACTTTGTTAACAACATATAGATATGCCAATAGATCCAGAATTTCCAAAAAATCACAAAGCAGTAGGAAAACATTCAACTTCAGATGGAGATTATACTCATCTGGTTTGGGGTCCAGGAAGGGCAGATGCAGAATCCTCTACCAACAAGGATGTTCAAGATGCATACAAATCAAGAGGAGAAGAATATGTCCCCTTGGGGGTACATGGAACTTTTGTAGCGGTAGACTGGGATTCTTGTATTTCTGACGGAGCATGTATAGAGGCTTGTCCTGTTCAAGTATATCAGTGGTATAGATCAGAACAGGATGTTCCCGCAATAGAAATGGTGAATGCAATAAGTGAAGGGACCGGAGATGATAATAATAGAGAAGGCAGAAGAGATTATACTGACAAACCAGATCCCATCAGGGAAAAAGCGTGTATTTGGTGTATGGCATGTGTAACAGTGTGTCCTACTCAATCAATTAAGGTCGACGAGGGTAATTTATCAGTTCATGAAGAAATATTAAAATCATTTGATTAAACACTGAGATAATAATTCTAAGTTATATCGACTATGAAAAAGTCTTTTTTATTATAAGCCATGAAAATTTTTCACGCGTTACTGTCTCTTAATGATAATTTAGTGGAAGAGAACAACAGTTATTGATGATAATTCAATTAGTATAACTTCATGGCATGGCTGAAACTGTGTAAGGAAACTATATTAAATAAATCACTGAGTCTATTCTATCCTTTTACCTTTCTCAATTTATCCAAATCAACTAATCCTTAATTCATCAATCATAAATCAGATTACCTCAAAAAAATCATAACATATCTTGATCTATCTAGATTTTATCCTCTTACAAAGTGTCTATTTCATTTGATGTCGTGTAAATAGGAGATCAGATGTTAGATTCGCAGTAACTGCAATATCGCTTGTCTTTCTTCTTTTGGTTTTGACAAGGATTTGTTCAATAATTTTGTTATCATGTTGAATATGCTGTTTTGCTGTTTTTTTTGGATTCTGATCTTTTTTATATTGTTCTACATTACAATTTCAGATTTTCTTGGCAATATCATGTTTACTTAATTTCCATTACAGTACTACCGATGCGATCTGTATTTTGCTGTTTTAGAGGAATTTTAATAACAAAGAGATTTCTACTATAGGCATGATTGCAGAAATAGTTTCTGTTACGTTGATTGATTTATTTTCCCTTTTAAATATTTTCGGAGACGATCTATTAAGATCCACTATTGCTCTATTTGTTGTAATCAATCCAATCGGTACTATCCCCTTATTTGCAAGCATTACTCAAAAAATGCAAAAAAAAGAACGGAATACGGTACTAAAAACAACCGTTATTACTGCAGGTGCTTTATTGATGATCTTTGCAGCTGTAGGAACACAAATTCTGTCAATCTTTGGGATTACTATTTCTAGCTTTATGATTGCAGGCGGAATATTGCTATTTGTAGTCTCAATAGAATTGTTAACACATGGTGGTTGGAGTTTTGGTGGAACTGTTTCTGATGAATCGGGAGTAGTTCCATTGGCATTTCCTTTGTTGGCAGGGCCCGGCGCCATTACTGCTGTAATACTTTCCTATCAGACTGCGGGATTGGTCGTAACGATGCTATCAATCGTGATTGTGATAGGAATCACCTATCTTGTATTTTATTTAACTGGGACAATCTACAAAATACTGGGTAGGAGGGGTTCTCTAATCGTTACTAGGATATTTGCAGTTCTAGTTGCAGCAATCGCTGTCCAATATATAGTAGACGGTTTAAAAACAATTTAAACTCAATAAATAAAAGTTATTGAATTGATAAGGTTATTGACAACGAGGTTTGTTAAGTAATTAGAGAATAGTAGATCGAATCGAGGATTTAGAGGCATATTTGTTTGTGTGTTTGTATTTTGAATTCTTATAGCCCGTTTTATCTTTTCTAATTATCCCATAGAATAAAACAAACTTTCGATAAAATCAAATGATGGGGATGATAAAAGAATGGAAAAAAGAATGATTGACCAATGCCGATAAGTATTTTCAATCATTTCATTTAAATTTGGGTCATATCATATAGTAAATGGGTCGTCTTACAGAACGATATCATTACTAGAACTACCAAATTCGCTACTAATTGATAGTAACGAAATAAGTTATAATCAAGTAAATTTGTGTACTAAATTCATGTTTTTGAAAAGGAAACAAGCGGGTTTGTGTCCAGTTGCTATGGATATTTGTCATCATTTCTTTGACTGCAATAAATAATAGTCATGGCAGGACATAATGGAGATAAAGACCATTTCCAAGGAGATTAACAAATTATGATTTCTTTTATTAATGATTATTCTCATTTCAAACGCCAAAAAGATACCCAATACTAAGAAAAACAATCCTTTTGAGCTCACTTTGAGCTCATTATGAGAGTATAAGATAATAACATACTTTTACTCTCTTTATCTAGTAATGAAAATACTTCCGCATGTTATGAGAAATATTAATGAATTTAACATACCCGCTGGAAATTCCCATGGCTATGAAATATTGTATTTTGGTGTAAATCTCATACTTATGTTTAAGTATAGGCTTTCTTTTGACATAAAAGTACAGAATTCAGCTAAGGAAATAGAAATTCTAATCCTTGGCAGAAATGATATTCCAGCATGGAAAGAAAATAAGGATAATTCTGAAATTAAACCATATTATAACAAGAATGGTCTGAAAATTAATGATGTATTTAAACCTACTATAAGCGATGCATATGCATTTGTAATAAATAATCGAAAGTCTTCCATTAGTCATGAAGTAAAAACTGTTGAGGTTATTTTGACTCATAATTGGAAGCAGGAGGTCAAGGAGTCTCAATTGAAAGAACATATCAAAACACAAGGCTAGGATTTTTTGGATAAACAATTGATGAAGACTACCTTTCCAATATGAAAAATCGCAAACTAAAGCATATCCGGAACTGGTTGAATATGTTTATCAATAGCACTATAAGGAGATGATCCGTGCTAAAGTTAACATCCTGAACTTTTGGATAAATGAATAAATGGATAAATACTCTCGTAACATCTCTTGTCCTATGTCAAACCATAACCTTACATTTCTAGCAATATTTGGAGTTCTGTTATTAGTTGCAGCAGCCGTATCATCATCTCTACTACTAATGCCTGCTGCGAAGATTGTATCAGCCACTACAACGCCTTCTGGAGCAAATGAAACTGATAGCAGCAACAATATGACTGGAGCAACGTTCCTGTTTATCCAGAGTGCTCAATCCGGCTCTTTATCCGAAGTAAATGCTACAACTTCTACACTAGAGTTAAACGATGTATCTAATAAGACAATAATGTTTTCAGACAGACCTGACAGAATAGTATCAGCTACTAACACAACCGATTTTATCGGCAATTGGAGTATAGGGACAAACAGTTTTGATATAGATCCACCTAATGCCGTCCTAGTTTTAGATGATGAACAACAGAAACAAGAGTTAGCCGTGATTGAACTCTTTAATCCAGTGTATGATTCTGAAGCAAACACATTAAGATATGATATAGTTTCAGAAAATGGAACATCTATTGATGGTCTACCAGGTGAATTCGGACAATACACTTTGGTGATTGACAATGCTGGCGGAGATAGCAACACCGCCACTACAGAGGGCGATAGCAACACCCCCCATGCTGGCGGAGATAGCAACACCGCCACTACAGAGGGCGATAGCAACACCCCCCATGCTGGCGGAGATAGCAACACCGCCACTACAGAGGGCGATAGCAACACCGCCACCGCCCGCGGGAACTAAGTCTAAATGAAGCTGTCGGTTGCAGCTTCGAATTCTGTTACATTTAACCTTGGCGACATGGATTAATCCGTAGTATTAGTGACAATGTAGTGAGTACGTTAGCAGAGGAAAGTTAATGGTAATATCTAGGCAGGATGATAGAGAGCATCGTCGCTTGCGATATTCAATAGTTAATGCATATCATTACATCAGGGCCCTGCAATAATGCCGTCGAACCCGCAGACTCATGAGGATATCCTCATGATTTCTACCGAACCCGCTACTAATTATAGAAACGAAATAATTAGAGTCACTGTTCGATCAAGAATCTATCTTAATTAATTTTACTCTGGTACTGAATTTATTATCTTAGTGATGATGAGGAAGGTGAGAAACCAGAGGATGATCGATCAGAGGATGATGAAGGTGGGAAGTGGCCACTTTGTAATCCAAATCTATTTAAATCACTATATTTCACAGAACCTATTTGAATAGGATGATGAAGTCGTTATTACCTTTAACTTTGTTGATAGTCTCCACTGTAGGCGTTTTATCCCATTTTGACACCGATTTATTTGCACAGATTCCTGTCATTACAACCTGTGATCCTAATGCTCAAACACTTAAGAAAGGTAACACAGGTGAGATTGTTGTTACACTACAAAATCTATTAGTAGAAAAAGGGTATATAGATAGAGGTTATGTAGATGGAGATTTTGGACCCGGTACAGATACAGCAGTTAAACAATTTCAAACAGATAATAGTTTGACTGCGGATGGAATCGTTGGTCCTACTACATGGCAAGTATTATGTTCAACCGCAGTACCACTTTCTGATGAAACACCAGAAATGATTAGATGTCTTGATGGTAGTGAAGGTACTTCATGTCCGACAGAAACTTCTCCGCATCATCAGCCAAGTGTTAATAGACAGATTACCGTACCTTTGGATACAGCCGATTCAATTTATAGCGCTAATAAAACTGTGTTTTTGGGTTCAAAAAATATATCATTAACTCCTTATCTAGTGACAGAGGAACATTCCTCTGACCACGGAATCCTAAAAGGTGTAGGGAATGTTACTAATAATCAGACTTATATAAGCACTCACCTATCAGATGAATTAATCCAGAGTACAGGTAATGGAACAATCAAGACTCGGGATGGAGAAAGTATTGCTTGGATTACTTCTGCTATAGGCAGACCGGCTGATGATGGTAATTGGGTTTTCCATGAAATAATATTATTCAACAATACGCAAAGCCAATCATTGGCTCTTCTAAATAATAGCATCGGTTTAGTCAAGTCTACTGTTGGCAATGAACCAGATTACATCTGGCTTCTAGAGTAGAGATCTTTTTCGTTGTCTAGCTTGATTATATCTATTGATAATCCGTCTCGTGGAGAGATATCCGCACTCTCCCTTCGGATTCGAAGTCTCCAATCCATATTGCATTAATTAAAGTAAAACAAATCAAATTAAGCAAACCCTTATACCATACGGGACTTAATCCCACCGAACCAGCACCCTATTTTAGTAACAATATTTCCAGTTCTATATTCGTGACCATGATCGGATTAGTTGGCTTTCTTGTAACCGCATCCGGTTCATTAGCATATGGACAATCGCATATCCCACATGTATTTGATCCCGTTGATCCAATTGATATGAAAAGAATGACATCAGGAATTATGTCATCCATCCAATACAAACAAGGGGTTTTAGCTATACCAATAAAGTGTACTACATCAGCTGAAATAATTGATTCAATAGTAAATATGGCAATTCTGAGCAGTGGAACTAACAGTAATACTCATACCAATACAACGAAGGCTGTTAAAGAATTGACAACAGGGCAGGTTGGCATAAGTGACAACATGACCGGACAAGTATTCGATGATGCCATGAATACAATAGTTTGTATTCCTTATATGACAAATGAAATGAGTAATATGGGATTAGCACAAGATAATGTCACAAATATGCAAAATGGAACGTTTATACCGTAACAAACTGATCAATTGACTAATCGATCCACCCAACCTTAATTTTATCTTCAATACTACAAACATCAATATTAAAACTTTTAGCAATAATGGGCTCCTATCTATGATTAGATAGTACATGTATCCTAATATTGTTAATCTGACATGATTGAACCCTTATACCATACGGGATTTAATCCCTCGGAACATGTTTTGAGGTAATCCAAAGATGACGCGGTCAAAAAAATTTGTGCCGCAAGATATATGTCAAACAACAGAATAGCAAATCATGCAAGCAAAATGTCAGACATATATCTGAATGAGGTCACTTCCGTAATATGTAGGAATATAAAACCCGGGCATGAGAAAGATTACGACAATTGGCTTAAGCGTTATTTGGCACTTCAGAGGAGCGCGCCGGGATATCGTAGCATTACAATAATCATTCCTGGTGGGGGTAAATCATCTTATCGATATATAATCCGCAAATTTGATAACAAAGCGGATATGGAAAAATGGGACAATTCTAAAGAAACATTAAAACTAATAGACGAAGCAAACAAATACTCTACCCGGCATTACGAGACATCAACCGGTTTGGAAACTTGGTTTACACTTCCAGGTTTGAAAACCCTTAGCCAATCTCCACCACCAAAATGGAAAATGGCTATTGTTATCTTCTTTGCAGCCTATGTTATTAGCATTGCGTCACGAAATCTCTTGAGTCCATTTATCGGAGAATGGTCCCTCTTTGCAAACACTGCAATTTTTAGTGCAATACTGGTAGTTTTGCTTACCTATTTTGCACTGCCTATTTTGAGTCGTGTGTTCAGACGTTGGTTATATCCCGGAAACATCTAGCATCAAAAAGTGATGAGTAAACTTGCTTTATTTGACGAAACGAAACATGATCAATGTAGATAAACATTTGCAATATCTTCTAATTAGACCATACGATACTAGTTCAACAAGTATTATTTGAAAAACATTGGAATGCTATATGGCCTTACAACCTTATACAAGAACTAATTAATTCATTTAAATAGTAATTGTGGTTCAAATTTGTTTCACATACCATCGAAGAACTTCACAAATTTCTAAAAATCGTTTATTTGAGGATTATGCCTCGCAGTATGACTATTACTAAATCCTTGGATCCACTA
This Candidatus Nitrosocosmicus oleophilus DNA region includes the following protein-coding sequences:
- a CDS encoding DUF2299 family protein; the protein is MREWLIAEKWKLSEFSDANFQLAYKIILSSGKEIYLGLEKSVDRITIQNTLPLPPDIKIIYELSPNKSKFLNELKVHLMQMEVSTEIYPSFEKLESINLANFIYFDGFSRNKLIHEIHKLADATDLVFIMWKKFTESHLPSDGQKS
- a CDS encoding tautomerase family protein: MPIVSVQMYSGKSQREKDRLAEAITADVVKILNVSKEEVIVLFTEATHGNWYSAGVRL
- a CDS encoding 4Fe-4S dicluster domain-containing protein; translated protein: MPIDPEFPKNHKAVGKHSTSDGDYTHLVWGPGRADAESSTNKDVQDAYKSRGEEYVPLGVHGTFVAVDWDSCISDGACIEACPVQVYQWYRSEQDVPAIEMVNAISEGTGDDNNREGRRDYTDKPDPIREKACIWCMACVTVCPTQSIKVDEGNLSVHEEILKSFD
- a CDS encoding MarC family protein — translated: MIAEIVSVTLIDLFSLLNIFGDDLLRSTIALFVVINPIGTIPLFASITQKMQKKERNTVLKTTVITAGALLMIFAAVGTQILSIFGITISSFMIAGGILLFVVSIELLTHGGWSFGGTVSDESGVVPLAFPLLAGPGAITAVILSYQTAGLVVTMLSIVIVIGITYLVFYLTGTIYKILGRRGSLIVTRIFAVLVAAIAVQYIVDGLKTI
- a CDS encoding peptidoglycan-binding domain-containing protein; the protein is MKSLLPLTLLIVSTVGVLSHFDTDLFAQIPVITTCDPNAQTLKKGNTGEIVVTLQNLLVEKGYIDRGYVDGDFGPGTDTAVKQFQTDNSLTADGIVGPTTWQVLCSTAVPLSDETPEMIRCLDGSEGTSCPTETSPHHQPSVNRQITVPLDTADSIYSANKTVFLGSKNISLTPYLVTEEHSSDHGILKGVGNVTNNQTYISTHLSDELIQSTGNGTIKTRDGESIAWITSAIGRPADDGNWVFHEIILFNNTQSQSLALLNNSIGLVKSTVGNEPDYIWLLE